One Huiozyma naganishii CBS 8797 chromosome 4, complete genome genomic region harbors:
- the CYC3 gene encoding holocytochrome c synthase CYC3 (similar to Saccharomyces cerevisiae CYC3 (YAL039C); ancestral locus Anc_7.38) yields the protein MGWFWADSREVGAGAGAGTATATATANISLCPVMARDDGKDAQNGGGALNPFNHLPDISPTERDPAQKLALPTDRTVSTIPKGSDPEKKWEYPSPQQMYNAMIRKGKIDPNTGEEIPEDAVEAMVAVHNFLNESCWNEILRWEHDYTDVSKETPKLLRFIGKPGQLSPRARMHYYLSYLAPSYFQRELPFDRHDWVVLRKDPHVHTADHPGYRQIRYVLDFYGGPDDPVTGMPTFSVDVRPGLDNLTNARDRFRQFTKPIWDKYF from the coding sequence ATGGGCTGGTTTTGGGCAGATTCGAGGGAagttggtgctggtgctggtgcggGGACGGCGACGGCGACGGCGACGGCCAATATATCGCTTTGCCCAGTGATGGCCCGTGACGATGGGAAAGATGCTCAAAACGGAGGTGGTGCTCTGAACCCGTTCAACCACCTCCCAGATATATCTCCAACGGAGAGAGACCCGGCTCAGAAACTTGCCTTGCCGACAGACAGAACCGTATCGACTATTCCGAAGGGATCGGACCCAGAGAAAAAATGGGAGTACCCTTCCCCTCAGCAGATGTACAACGCAATGATCAGAAAGGGCAAGATCGACCCGAACACGGGGGAGGAGATACCCGAGGATGCAGTCGAGGCAATGGTGGCTGTTCATAACTTCCTCAACGAGAGTTGTTGGAATGAAATACTGAGGTGGGAGCACGATTACACAGACGTAAGTAAAGAGACGCCAAAACTTCTGAGGTTCATTGGGAAACCAGGGCAACTCTCACCAAGGGCAAGAATGCACTACTACCTTAGCTACTTGGCCCCCTCGTATTTCCAAAGAGAATTGCCCTTCGACAGACACGACTGGGTCGTCCTGAGGAAGGACCCTCACGTTCACACGGCAGATCACCCCGGGTACAGACAGATACGGTACGTGCTCGATTTTTACGGGGGACCAGACGATCCAGTCACTGGGATGCCTACTTTCTCAGTAGACGTTAGACCCGGGCTGGACAACCTAACGAACGCTAGGGACAGATTCCGTCAATTCACTAAACCAATTTGGGATAAGTACTTTTGA